A stretch of DNA from Allomeiothermus silvanus DSM 9946:
AAGGCCTCCTCGAGCACCGTGTACACATCGGGAGCCCCCTCCAAATCCCGGTGGGTAATCCCGGTGAGGCGGCTGATAAAAGGTGGAATCGGTGAGCCAGGGTTCACGAAGCGTTGGAAGACTTGGCGTTTCTCTCCTTCCAAACGGATAAACGCGATTTCGATGATCTCGTTCTCAAGGGCGGAGAGCCCGGTAGTCTCGAGGTCCAAGACCACCACCGGTTTTCCCTGGGGTGGGAAGGGGTTGCGCCATTCCCACAAGCCCACCTCCTCGGGGCCTTGTTCGAAGCGTCCGTCCAGTAAGCCCTCGAGCAACTGCATTGCCCATGACCCTTGCGGCATACCCCGGCTAGCCAGGATTTCCTCGGCGAGGTGGGCTTTGGGGAGCGCTTGGCCTTCTTGTCTCAGTCGACGGGCGATGCGGGTAGCCAGACGGTAGTGGGTGGGGCTCATAGCTTCGCGCGCAACGCCCAACGCCCAACGCTAGACGCCACTTGCCGAATCGCCCGACTGATATTGGGTTTTGCCTCGAGCATCAGAATCAACCTCTCCCGATCGGGGCGATCTGCACAAACTCGCTAGCAGTAGCTAGCTCGAAGGCGTTAGCCAGGGTAAAGAGGCGTTCATCCTCGAGCGCCTTGCCCACAAGCTGCACCCCCACCGGCAACCCCGATTCAAAACCCGCGGGAATGGAGAGGGCAGGAAGCCCAACGAGGTTGATGGCCACCGTATCGATGTCGGAGAGGTACATGGCGATGGGATCCTCGAGTTTGGCCCCCAAGGGAAAGGCCGGGAAGGGGCTAGTAGGCGTGAGCAGTACATCAGCTTGGGCAAAAGCCATCTCGAAGTCGGCCTTGAGCCGGGCTCGAGCGCGCAGTGCCCTACCGTAGTAGGCATCATAGTACCCCGAGGAAAGCGCAAAAGTGCCCATCAGGATACGCCGCTTGACCTCAGGGCCAAAACCCGCCGCGCGGGTTTTCATCATGGTCTCGGTGATGTCCGCGCCCTCCACGCGCAGGCCGTAGAGGGTTCCGTCATAGCGGGCCAGGTTGGAGCTGGCCTCGCTGGTACAGACCAGGTAGTAGGTGGCTAAGGCGTACTCTAGGCTAGGAATACTCACTTCCACAAAGCGCACACCCTGGCCCTCGAGTACCTCTCTAAAGCGCTCGAGCGCTTTTACGACACCTTCGGTATTTCCTACCTGTATAGCTTCTTTGACGATGCCAATGGTGAACCCTTGGGGATGGGCCTCGAGCGCCGCGGTGAAGTGGGGCTGGGCCTCCAGGCTCGTGGAGTCCATCCGATCATAGCTGCCAATTACATCCATCAGTAGGGCTACATCGCGCACGCTTCGCCCCAAGGGGCCAATCTGATCGAGCGAGGAGGCAAAGGCCACCAGGCCATAGCGGGAAACCCGCCCGTAGGTAGGTTTGAAGCCATATACACCGCACAAAGCGGCAGGCTGCCGCACGCTCCCCCCGGTATCCGAGCCCAGGGCTAGAGGGGCTAAGTCCGCCGCGACCGCAGCCGCCGAACCTCCCGAAGAGCCCCCCGGCACGCGCCCCAAATCCCAGGGATTGCGGGTCGGCCCGAAAGCCGAGAACTCCGTGGAGGAGCCCATGGCGAACTCGTCAAGGTTGGTCTTGCCGAGGATGACTGCGCCCGCCGAACAAAGCCGCTGGGCCACAGTAGCGCTATAGGGCGGGACGAAGTGCTCGAGCATCCGCGAGGCGCAAGTAGTCTCCAAGCCGCGGGTGCATATATTGTCTTTCAGGGCGATGGGAACTCCCGCAAGCGGCAAATCTTCCCCCGCAGCCATCCGCCGCTCGACTTGCCGGGCTTCCTCGAGCGCCGCCGGATTCGTGCGCAAAAAGGCCTGGATCTGGGAGTCCAAGCGGGTGATGCGTTTCAGATAATGCTCGGTCACCTCAGTAGGTGATGTGCTTCGGTTTCTGACGGAGGCGACGATTTCGTGGGCCAGCATATTGCGCATCATAATGCGCCCGGCCTGGAACGCCAACCTTCCCTGCGGCTGGGTCACAAACTGTAGTGGGTTTGAATAACGCAAGTACTATGCTTGGTAGCGTAAGCCCTCGCTTCGAATCCAAGCCCAAAGCCCTTCCCAGGCTTCTCCCCCACCCCGGGGCAGGTAGGTTACATCCCCCGGCTCTTTGCGGAACCAGGTGAACTGGCGCTTAGCGTAGGCTCGAGTGGCCTGCAAAACCCTTTTTTGGGCCGCTTCCAACCCCAGCTCGCCGCGCAAATAGGCCGCTACTTCCTTGTAACCGATGGCCTGGAGTGCGGTAGGCATCCGCGGGTAGCGCTCGAGCAGCCCACGCACCTCCTCCACCAACCCTCGCCCAAACATCTCCTCGGTGCGCTGCCCAAAACGGGGCTCAAGCCAATCCCACTGCGGCCAGAGAATCAGCTTGCGGTACGAGAAGCGCGGCCCTCGTCTATGGGCCTGGGCGGGGGGAATCCCGGTACGGCGCAACACCTCTATAGCCCGCACCAGCCGCCTGGGGTTGCTGCCGACCCGAAGGGCATCGGCGGCACTCACAGCGGCCAATTCTTCCCTCATAGCGGCAAATCCCCGCTCCTGGAGTTCTTGCTCGATCCGGTTTTGCAGTTCCGGATCGGGTTCAGGCAACTCGAACAAGCCTTCCGAAAGGGCGCGGATATAGTATCCGGTTCCACCCACAACCAGCGGGATACGACCTCGTGATCGCACGTCCTCGATGGCAGCCTCGGCGGCCCGGACGTATGCGGCCACGCTAAAAAGTTGATTCGGCTCGAGCCAGTCCACCAGATGGTGGCGCACCGTAGCGCGCTCGGCCTGGGTCGGTTTGGCCGTGCCGATATCCATTCCTCGGTAAACCATGCTGGCATCAGCAGAAATCACCTCTATCGGGATTCTCTCGGCCAGTCGCAAGGCTAACTCGGTCTTGCCTGAAGCCGTGGGGCCAGCCAGGATAGGGACCGCCATATCCATCTAGGCCCATTATGACAGCGGTGTGATCGACGGCACTTTACCCTCTTTATATGGGGGTGTAGTAGGCTTTAATCCATGTCATTGGAACGCCTTGGTAGCTCCCACGCCCTCGAGCAGATCCGGGCCTTACGGCGCAAACTCGAGGAACTCACGCGCCAGTACGCCTCAGGGGAACCTTTTACCGAGTGGACTCCAGCAGTAGACGTGCTGGACGAAGAGAAGCAGTACCGCATCCTGGTCGATCTACCCGGAGTAAAGCCAGAGGATCTTGAGCTGAAGGAAGAAGGCGATACCCTGATCCTGGCCGGAATTCGCCACGCCCCCTTCGACGGGGCCTACCCCCGCCAGGAGCGCCCGATGGGCTACTTCCGCCGCACCTTGACCCTACCCGGTCCTATCCGCGCAGGGGAGTCACAAGCAAGCTTCAAAAGCGGGGTGCTCGAGATCATCGCGCATAAAGCTTAGCGAATGCCTCACGCCGTACGCCCTACGTCAAAAGGCAGAGGGGGCAGTGCATAGCGCTCGGGGAGCAAGGGAGCGGACGGTTCCGGTTGTGGCTTTTGGCGTTTAGCGTAGACTCTACAGCCTATCGCTCAGTGCCCTCGAGGGCTCCCGCACCACCACGTGACACTTGCGGCAGCGGGGCTCGTATGCTTCGTGGGCCCCTACCAGAATCACGGGGTCGTCGAAGCGGGCGGGCTGGCCATTCACCAGCCGTTGGGTGCGGGTAGCAGGAGCCCCACAGACTGGGCAAACTGCAGTGAGCTTCTCTATGTACTCTGCACGTGCTAATAGTTCGGGCATTATCCCAAACGGCTCAGCACGAAAATCCATGTCCAAGCCGCCCACAATAACCCGCACCCCTTGGTGGGCCAGCTCGAGCAACAACTTCACCAAGCCCGGATCAAAGAACTGGGCCTCGTCCACCGCCACCACCTCGGGCAGCGGATTAGGCAGGTTGCGACTTAACTCGGAAGAATCCGCTACCGAAAGGGCCTCGATGCGTTTGCCATCGTGGCTCACCACATCGGAGGCGTGGTAGCGGTCATCAAGACGGGGTTTGAAGACCATTACCGTCTGTCCAGCAATCAAGGCTCGCTTGACCCGGCGGATGAGTTCCTCGGATTTTCCCGAGAACATCGGACCTACCACCACTTCGATCCAACCTGCGTGAAGAGGAAGATGCGGCATAATCGCCGCCAAGTTTACCCAAAAAAGCCGGGTCGGGTGGGGTAGGGTATCCCCCGCGGGATAATCCAAAGAAAAAACAGGCCCAGTTTAGGGCCTGTCCGGTTAGCCTCGAGCGGTTTACTTCTTCTTGCTGCTGCGCTTGTAGGTGTCTCCGAACTTCTTCTGGAACTTCTCCACGCGGCCTTCGGTATCCACGAAACGCTGCTGGCCAGTCCAGAAGGGGTGGTTACCGCTCCACACTTCTACGTGCAGCTCGGGTTTGGTCGAATAAGTATTGAGCACCACTTCGCCGTTGCAGATGATCTTGCACGGAACTAGTTTGGGGTGGATGTCCTTCTTCATCTCTTCTCCTCTGCTCGGTTTGTCAACCATGCCCGGTCGAGCGACGCGACAACATTCTTACTTTAGCAGCCACAAGCGCCCCGTGCAACCCAAGCACACTGAACCCGGACAAACACATGTGAGACTCTAAGCTGGGATAAAAAGAGGGGAACCGACCAGGAAAGGAGGTTCCCCAGGTGCAGTTTACCACCGTTGGCCGAGAGATATGGAGAGGCGCTAGACAAGCACAGAGGCTGGCCGAGGCCAACGCAAGCGACCCAGAGGTCCAGGAACGTCTGCGCAAGCTCCGACTGGTCAAAGCCCTGCGTGAAAGTAAAAAGAGCTGGAAGGAGATCCAGGACCTGGTCGGGATCAGCCGGGCCACCTACCACCGCTGGCAAAAAGCCCTAAAAGAAAAGGGCCTGGCTGGACTCAAACCCCGCTCCCGCCGCCCTAAGCACCTGCGCACAAAGGTCCACTGGACCCCAGGGCTGCTCATTAGAATAGAAACTCTCCGCAAGGAAAACCCCACCTGGGGACGCTGGTCCATCTGGCTTACCCTCCGCAAGGAGGGTTTCCAGATGAGCGAACGCACGGTGGGGCGCATCCTGGCCTACCTGGAGAAGCACCGACGTATCGAGAGCGTGGCCGGCTACCTGGCCCGGACTCAAAGAGGGAAGCTAAAGCGAAGGGTAAACCGGCCCTACGCCAAAAGGAAGCCCCGAGGATACGAGGCCAGGGCTCCTGGGGACCTGGTCCAGGTGGACACCCTCACCCTGACCTTAGGACCGGGAAGCATGGTCAAGCACTTCTCGGCGATTGACCTCCATAGCCGGTTTGTCCTGGCGGAGGTGCACAGCCGGGCCACGGCTAAGCTTTCTGAGGGGTTCTTGTCCTTGCTTCTGGCCAGGGCCCCTTTTCCCATCCGGGCCATCCAGGTGGATGGGGGCAGCGAGTTCATGGCCGAGTTTGAGGAGGCCTGCTGTGCTCTGGGGATTGCCTTGTTTGTGCTACCGCCGAGGAGTCCTAAACTCAATGGTCACGTGGAGCGGATGCAGCGGACCTTCAAGGAGGAGTTCTACACCCGGCCTTTGCCCACCCCGCTCAGCGAGCTGCAGGCAGAGCTGGATACCTACCTGGACTACTACAACCGCCGAAGGCCTCACATGGCCCTGGGGGGTCTTGCTCCGCTGGAGTTTTTGGCTAAGATGCAAGAGGAGTCGGTTCCTCAAAGAGTCTCAAATGTGTTGACCGATTACACACACTTGCAAGTTTCGAGGTCGCTCGCTAGGATATGGAACGCGCGGAGAGGTGCCCGAGTGGTTGAAGGGGCACGCCTGGAGAGCGTGTATAGGGCGTTCGCTCTATCGAGGGTTCGAATCCCTCCCTCTCCGCCAGAAGACGCAAAACTACCGGGCTCTATAGTGAGCCCGGTTTGCTCGTTTTGGCCTTAAATGTAGCAACCCAACTCAGGCCGTGTGCCTGGGAGCAGCGGTAATGAAGTCGCTCAGGTTCGAGGGCGGAGCGATTTATGGCTTATACCGGATTCAAAAAGATAGTTATCAAAGCCAAAAACTCAAGAGGCTATCTTTTTGAATCCTAGAGCACTCCCCTTCCAAGGGGCGGTATCGCCCACCCCTCGCTTCGCTCGGCGAAACTACGCCACCGCTACGCGGATAACTTCGGTCGGGTTGATTCGTTACCGAATGGTAACGAATCAACCGAATCTGGTATTACCCATTCTCTCTAGCGATCCTCTCCTACTGGTTTTTCCCCGAACCTCGAGCCGCCCGCCTTCATCCAGGGGAACCAGCCACCGGGCTTTCCCCTGGCCTTTGCCGATATGCCGGGCTCCTTCGATACGCTGCTCACTACACCATTTCCGCAGCCGAGAAGCCGGTATGTTGAGCACCGCGGCAGCTTCCTTGAGAGTTACCATCTGCATCGCGATCCCCCCTGCTAAGGTTTGCATTTAGGAAGCGGTCGGGTAGAGAAAAGGCCAAAACGCGGTTGGACTTTTACTCTAGTCTTTTTTGGCCAGTCCGCCTACTGCGTTGGCAAAAGTTCGAACCTGGTCAAAAAAGCGGCCCCTTGCCCAAAAACAGGAGCCGCGCAGCTTCAGAGTCGGGTTCAAGCTGCGTCAGGCAAGGCCAAGATCAGGCTGACGGCCTCGGGCTTGACCCAGTAAGGAGCACAGGAGAGCCAGAAGACCGGACCCTCCGGGGAGCAAGCGATCTCGAGGATCACCCCCTCACGTGTTCCTTCCGGGGTTAGCCAGGAAACCCGGTCGCCGGTACGATATCCGGCATGTTCGCTGAGGCGCTCCCAGTACATACCTTTACCTATGGCCTTAGGGTAAGGTAAAAGAAATAACCTTAGCGTAACTATCTAGCCTTTTGTGGGCAGGGCCGAGCGGACCCCAGGCGTTACACCTGGCCCGGCCCCGGACACCAGCCTTCACACCCCAGATACGCTAAGGGATCACGAGGGTCAAAAGCAGTCATAATTGGGCCAGCGGGTGACCTGCTGGGCGGCATTTAGTAGGGAGTTCTTGAGGTCGGCGATAAAGCTCCAATCATTCCAGGGACGGCTGTTGAAGAGCGCGGCGATCACCGTGTCGTCAGGCAGGCGCAGCAGCAACGTACGGGTTCCGGCCAAGGCCCCGTCGTGCGACCACATCAGGCCGTTTTCCTTGGGGCGCACGCTCCAGCCGAGGGCATAATAAACCTTCGAACTATTGTACTGCGGGAGGGCAGGCCGCTCGAGCATGATCTTGCGGGCCTCCAAGGAGATTGGGGAAGCCTCTGGACGGTGACCCTCGAGCACCGCCACGAACTTTACCAGCTCCGGTGCCGAAGCCACCAGCCCGCCGTTGGCGGCGTGGGCCTCGAGGTAGAACTCACCGTAGGGACGAGGCACTAAGGAGCCATCCAGGACAGACTGCACCAGCGGAGCTTGGGGAAAATCGTAGTACTTGACCTCGCCGGGCAGCCGGTCTTGCAGACGGGTATGGCCTACGGTGATGTGGTGGATGCCCATCTGGCCAAGCATCCCCTTCAAGTAGGCAGCGTAGCTCTGGGCGCTCAGGTACTCGATGAGCTGACCCAACACCGCGTAGCCTAGGTTTGAATACGCCGAAAAGGTTCCCGGCGTGAAACTCAACTTGCGCGAGAGCATGTATTCGATGAGTGGCTGGACGGGCATGGCCTCCCCCATACCCAGCGATCGCGCTACGTAAGTCAGGGTGGGGCGGAACATGGGGTCGCCCGCCACATTGCGGTTCCAGCCTGCTGAGTGTTGCAAGAGATCCCGCACGGTGATGCTCTCAATGCGTGGATCACCGAGCTTGCCCCCATAGGGCTCGAGCGCCAACAATCCATACACCTTAGCCTTCAAGAACGCTTCCAGATTAGGGAAACGCCCCTGCCGTACCAGCTGCTCGCCTAAGTGCAGTACCGCCACTGCGGTGATCGGCTTGGTGAGGCTACCAATGCGGAATAAGGAGTCCGGGCGCACCGGCTCACCGGCTTCCGCGTCGGCCCAGCCATACCCCCTTGCCAATAGCAGCCGCCCATCCTTGCTCACCGCCAGGCTCGCGCCGGGGATCTGGTAGCGCTCTAAGAGCCGGGTCATCACCCGGTCAAAGGGCTCGAGGGCCTTGTCGGAATACCCAGTGAGCGGCTTGGGGGGGTACCGAAGGTGGTAGGCGGAGGGGCCAAACAGACGTTGATCGGATGGACGGAGCTGGTTCGGGGGAAGGCCTGGGTAAAGCCGAATGGGGTAAGGCTGAGCGGAACAGCCAAGACCAGAAGCAATCGGAGCAGAGGCACGGGGTACTTGAGATCTATGGACATCTGGAGCCTAAGGTTCGAGGGTCGTTTAGCGCAGGCAATTCGCCGCGCTCGAGGGGATCCTACCCGAGAAGATCCCTACGCTGCATGAGGATACGGAGCTAAATTTCCAGCCGCTCGATCTGGCGCTCGAGCTTTTCCAAGTAGTCGAAGAATCTTGGCCCGTAGTGGGCTAGCTCATCCCCTCCTGTCACCACGAGCAAAGCTTCCCACCCCCGCTCGCCCATCAGCGCCTCGGCCCGCTCTTTGGCCCGGCTACGCCCCGGCTTGGGCTCGTAGATTACCAGTTCCGGGTGTAGGGCGGGTACTTCTTCCAGATTCGGGGTGAAGTAGCTCGAGGGGTGCTGGGCGTACACATTGACTAGGCCCAAGTGCCGCAGCGCCTCATTGACGTAGCTTCCCCTCCCCACCGTGATCGGCCCCCCCAGGTCGAACTCGAGGTAGACCCTCAAAGGCGGCAAAAGCCCATAAAGCCGTTGATAGCGCTCGGCCAGGTGCGCAGCCAGGCTAGAAGCCCGCTCCCCCACCCCCAGCAGTTCCCCCAGCAGGATTAGGTTCTCGAGGATGCCGTAAGGGCTCTGCGGTAGGGGTATAGGAAAGACGGGAATCCCGGCTTGGTGCAGCTCGTTCAGCAGGTCGCGCTGTACCCCGGTGCTGAGGAGCACCAGATCGGGGTGTAGGCTTCGCAGGAGTTCCCAGCGGACCCGGGTGTAACTGGAAACCACCGGCAAAGCCAAGGTCTCGGCAGGGCGGTAGCAAAAGGCGCTGCGGCCTACCAACCGCTCGCCCAACCCCAGGGCAAAAAGAGCATCGGTGGCGTTGGGGGCTAGTGAGACGATGCGGCGGGCCGGGTCGGGTAGCTCGAGGGGGCCGAGCCAGTCATGTACGAGCTTCATGTGTGTCTACCGTCCGATGTAAAGGGCCGAAAGTCAAGAGGGGCCCCCTCCTTCGCGATGAAGGCTTTCGTACCAGTTTCTTACGCGCTCACGCAGGGTTTGCAGATCCCCGTCATTCCAAATGACCCAGGTAGCACGGCGGATCTTCTCGTCTTGGGGCAGCTGGTTGGCGTCTCGAGCCAGCACCTCTTCTGGGCTTAGGCCACTACGGGCCACCACCCGCTCTACACGAAGCTCGAGGGGAGCCGCCACCACCAACACCCCAGAAAGGCCTCCCTCCCGGCCCGCCTCGAAGAGCAGGGGGATGTCGTGGATGACTACCTGCCCCCCCGCCTGCAGGGCTTGTTGGGTGTCCTCGGCCATGCGTCGGCGCACGTAAGGGTGGATCAGGGCCTCGAGCCTGCGCTTGGCCTCCTGGTCAGCAAACACCCTCTGGCCGAGCTTGCGGCGGTCTAGAAAACCCCCTGCACAAGCCTCGGGAAACGCTGCGCAAATCTCCTCTTTCAGCACTTCGGCAGCCTCTCGGGCGTAGAAGTCAGCATCGAGTACCGTCGCGCCAAGTTCGCGTAGCAGGGCCGACACCGTACTTTTCCCGCTACCGATGCTGCCGGTGAGGCCGATAATGAGGGGATGCTGGTGGCTATCCGCAGGGTTCATCTGTCCCCTTTTCCCTTTCCTGCTCAAGGATACCTCGTAGGTGGCGCGGTGCGGGATCTGATGCTGGGGAAACGGCCCAAAGACCTTGATTTCGTAGTGCCAAACCCAGAAGAAGCCGCTCGAGACCTGGCCCATCGCCTGGGCGGAAGCATTTTCCCGCTAGACGAAAAGCGCCGGTTTTGGCGGGTTGTCGCCCCGGGCACAACCTACGACTACGCTCCCATGCCCCAGGGGCTCGAGGTAGACCTGCTCCGCCGGGACTTTA
This window harbors:
- a CDS encoding PolC-type DNA polymerase III, which codes for MSPTHYRLATRIARRLRQEGQALPKAHLAEEILASRGMPQGSWAMQLLEGLLDGRFEQGPEEVGLWEWRNPFPPQGKPVVVLDLETTGLSALENEIIEIAFIRLEGEKRQVFQRFVNPGSPIPPFISRLTGITHRDLEGAPDVYTVLEEALPLLEDSVLIIQNAPFDLGFLRPRFLRLGYKMDNEVIDTVAWARRALPGLSKRGLDHLAWAFDLDTIVSRHRALGDVEATLLVAKEMYYMLTAGKPLALGDV
- the gatA gene encoding Asp-tRNA(Asn)/Glu-tRNA(Gln) amidotransferase subunit GatA: MLAHEIVASVRNRSTSPTEVTEHYLKRITRLDSQIQAFLRTNPAALEEARQVERRMAAGEDLPLAGVPIALKDNICTRGLETTCASRMLEHFVPPYSATVAQRLCSAGAVILGKTNLDEFAMGSSTEFSAFGPTRNPWDLGRVPGGSSGGSAAAVAADLAPLALGSDTGGSVRQPAALCGVYGFKPTYGRVSRYGLVAFASSLDQIGPLGRSVRDVALLMDVIGSYDRMDSTSLEAQPHFTAALEAHPQGFTIGIVKEAIQVGNTEGVVKALERFREVLEGQGVRFVEVSIPSLEYALATYYLVCTSEASSNLARYDGTLYGLRVEGADITETMMKTRAAGFGPEVKRRILMGTFALSSGYYDAYYGRALRARARLKADFEMAFAQADVLLTPTSPFPAFPLGAKLEDPIAMYLSDIDTVAINLVGLPALSIPAGFESGLPVGVQLVGKALEDERLFTLANAFELATASEFVQIAPIGRG
- the miaA gene encoding tRNA (adenosine(37)-N6)-dimethylallyltransferase MiaA encodes the protein MDMAVPILAGPTASGKTELALRLAERIPIEVISADASMVYRGMDIGTAKPTQAERATVRHHLVDWLEPNQLFSVAAYVRAAEAAIEDVRSRGRIPLVVGGTGYYIRALSEGLFELPEPDPELQNRIEQELQERGFAAMREELAAVSAADALRVGSNPRRLVRAIEVLRRTGIPPAQAHRRGPRFSYRKLILWPQWDWLEPRFGQRTEEMFGRGLVEEVRGLLERYPRMPTALQAIGYKEVAAYLRGELGLEAAQKRVLQATRAYAKRQFTWFRKEPGDVTYLPRGGGEAWEGLWAWIRSEGLRYQA
- a CDS encoding Hsp20/alpha crystallin family protein gives rise to the protein MSLERLGSSHALEQIRALRRKLEELTRQYASGEPFTEWTPAVDVLDEEKQYRILVDLPGVKPEDLELKEEGDTLILAGIRHAPFDGAYPRQERPMGYFRRTLTLPGPIRAGESQASFKSGVLEIIAHKA
- a CDS encoding thymidine kinase, coding for MPHLPLHAGWIEVVVGPMFSGKSEELIRRVKRALIAGQTVMVFKPRLDDRYHASDVVSHDGKRIEALSVADSSELSRNLPNPLPEVVAVDEAQFFDPGLVKLLLELAHQGVRVIVGGLDMDFRAEPFGIMPELLARAEYIEKLTAVCPVCGAPATRTQRLVNGQPARFDDPVILVGAHEAYEPRCRKCHVVVREPSRALSDRL
- the rpmE gene encoding 50S ribosomal protein L31, producing MKKDIHPKLVPCKIICNGEVVLNTYSTKPELHVEVWSGNHPFWTGQQRFVDTEGRVEKFQKKFGDTYKRSSKKK
- a CDS encoding serine hydrolase domain-containing protein, which translates into the protein MTRLLERYQIPGASLAVSKDGRLLLARGYGWADAEAGEPVRPDSLFRIGSLTKPITAVAVLHLGEQLVRQGRFPNLEAFLKAKVYGLLALEPYGGKLGDPRIESITVRDLLQHSAGWNRNVAGDPMFRPTLTYVARSLGMGEAMPVQPLIEYMLSRKLSFTPGTFSAYSNLGYAVLGQLIEYLSAQSYAAYLKGMLGQMGIHHITVGHTRLQDRLPGEVKYYDFPQAPLVQSVLDGSLVPRPYGEFYLEAHAANGGLVASAPELVKFVAVLEGHRPEASPISLEARKIMLERPALPQYNSSKVYYALGWSVRPKENGLMWSHDGALAGTRTLLLRLPDDTVIAALFNSRPWNDWSFIADLKNSLLNAAQQVTRWPNYDCF
- a CDS encoding ABC transporter substrate-binding protein translates to MKLVHDWLGPLELPDPARRIVSLAPNATDALFALGLGERLVGRSAFCYRPAETLALPVVSSYTRVRWELLRSLHPDLVLLSTGVQRDLLNELHQAGIPVFPIPLPQSPYGILENLILLGELLGVGERASSLAAHLAERYQRLYGLLPPLRVYLEFDLGGPITVGRGSYVNEALRHLGLVNVYAQHPSSYFTPNLEEVPALHPELVIYEPKPGRSRAKERAEALMGERGWEALLVVTGGDELAHYGPRFFDYLEKLERQIERLEI
- the coaE gene encoding dephospho-CoA kinase (Dephospho-CoA kinase (CoaE) performs the final step in coenzyme A biosynthesis.), with the protein product MNPADSHQHPLIIGLTGSIGSGKSTVSALLRELGATVLDADFYAREAAEVLKEEICAAFPEACAGGFLDRRKLGQRVFADQEAKRRLEALIHPYVRRRMAEDTQQALQAGGQVVIHDIPLLFEAGREGGLSGVLVVAAPLELRVERVVARSGLSPEEVLARDANQLPQDEKIRRATWVIWNDGDLQTLRERVRNWYESLHREGGGPS